The Aliivibrio salmonicida LFI1238 genome contains the following window.
ACATTTACCGTTGTTTCATCACAATGCAGAGTGGGTTGTTCAAGCAAAATACGATGTAACTCGTTATTAAGAGGGGTAAATAGTACCGAGCATTTTATTAACCAATCCGCCATCGTTCGCCGTCCAATAATGATACCCCATTGCTGAAATAACGTTTCTTGACGATAAAGTGGAAGACTGTATTGAAATTTAGCCGTAATAATTTGAGCAAGTAAACTTGCGGTCGCAATCCCTTTAGGGATTGGTGACGCTGGCATTGGGGCTTGTTTAATGTCTACTGAAGTATTGTTTTTTTCACAATTTCGGCAAGCATATTTAGGACGAACATGTTGAATAACTTCCACTTTAGCTGGTACAAATTCCAACTTTTCACTGATGTCTTTACCCATCGCATGCATCTCTAGACCGCAACACTTACAAGTTTTATCTTTTATGTCGTGGATAATAACAGTACGCGGTAAGTCTTCAGGTAAGCGTTGGCGTTTTGGCTTTTGACGAGTGTAGGTAATCGTTTGTGTGTCATCATTTTCAATGATGATTTCTTCTTCTGTTTCATTGAATAAATCAAATTGAGTCGAGTCAGATTCACTGCTTTTACCAAAGCGCTGATGTTGAGCCAGCCGAAATTGCTCTAGAAGACGGTTATATTTATTTTCAAGCTGAAGCACAAGTGCTTTCAGCTCGTCAATGGTATCAGGAAGTGGTTTTATTTTATCAGTCATGTAGATGACTATATAACGATAATACAGGTAATCAATCGGTTGCCTCCTATTCTTGACTGAGAATCAACTATTTAAAGGGTTGTTTGATAATGTACCGGTTGATGTCCTAAGATATCAAAACCTTGTAATAGCAGTGTCAGTTGCTGCTCTGATAATGCTAACGTATCGTTATTTATATTTCGTGGCCATTTGAAGCGGTCTTCATCTAATCGCTTGTACCATAAAGCGAATCCTGTTTTATCCCAATACAATATTTTGAGTTTATCACGAGGCTTATTGCAAAATATAAATAGAGCATCACTAAACGGTGATAGTTGCATTTCTTGCTCAACAATCACGACAAGGCCATTAATGGCCTTGCGAAAATCGACAAAATCACGATGAAGATAAATGGTGGAAACATCAGTAAATACATTCATGATTGATACCCTTTTAATAAGAGTCCTATCCAGTGAGGTTCAGTATTAGCTGGCAATGTTAATCTTTTGTTTCCATCGTGCTTTACGTGCACTAAATGTCTTTGGCAGAATATTATGGTTACGACAAAATTCAGCGGCACTAAGCTTGCTAGATTGCTGAGATTCAAATAGAGCGTGCCATTGCTCTGGTGTTCTCTTTTTATCTTTTTGCATAATTACGTTCTCGTTAAATGAAAGATCGTAAGATACGCATAATGAATTTTATTTGTTAGGTGTAGTTCCCCGCACGCTTACGTTTGTCTTGCTTTATTCTTAGGTTCGTTATTTCTAATACGATAGATACAAAAAAGCCCTAGCATTTCTGCTAAGGCTTTAGAATGTGGTGGAGGGATAGGGATTTGAACCCTAGAACCGCTATTAACGGTTGCCGGTTTTCAAGACCGGTGCTTTCGACCACTCAGCCATCCCTCCAATGCCGCGTATAATAAGGGGAGATGATTTTCTTGTAAAGCGTTTTTTCTATAATTCAGTTTAAGTGATTAAAAAATAAACGTTATTCGACGTTTCTTTCAACATCGACTAAATAATCACCTTCAAGCCAGTTACGACCTATCAATAATTTATAATCCAGTTTGCTTCGGTCACGTAAATTAATCGCGACTTTCTTTTCTTTTCCATTGAATTCTAAATGCATACGAACAGCATAACGACGTTCAACCCCTTGAGCATTACGAATCTTACTGACACGGATGATACGACCGGTGTGCTTTGATGCTTCATTTTTTTCATTGTAGGTTGTGAATTCAATGGTATCACCGAGGTGATCACGCATGTTTTTACTTTCACCTTCTTTATTCAGGATTTTGATGTCTGTTGCATGAATAGATGTGGTGGCAGCCCCTGTATCTATCCGAGCTTTATAATTTGAGTCGAGCTCTTTAATGTGAATCGTTTCAATTTGACCAACAATTTCTTTATTTGAGCATTCTTCGTGAGCAAAACTAGAAAATGAAAGAAGCAACAAGCTGAAAGATAACAGTAATTTTTTCATGAAAACCTTATAAAGATGAGAATAATGTAATAGTAAGAATAGACTCTATTTAATGGAATGAGATAATAGGATTTAAGAAGCAGCCATCAGAGTTGATGGCCGCTTAAGGTTAGTTATGCGTCTTGTGATTTATTTTTGTAGATAGAGCCTACAATCGCTAAAGTGATAATACCGACAATCGTTAATAACGAGAAAGCAGTCGGGACTTCATAAGCCGTATCAACAAGGAACATTTTAATCCCGATGAAACCAAGGATGAATGCTAATGCAGGTTGTAAATAACAGAACTTGCTTAGCATGCCTTGCAATACAAAGTATAAAGAGCGCAAACCAAGTAAAGCGAATACGTTTGCTGAGAACACTAAGAATGGTTCTTGAGTAATCGCAAAGATGGCAGGAATGGAATCTAATGCAAACATGATATCGGTAAACATAATAACAATAACCACAAGTAACAGTGGGGTTGCTATCATTTTACCATTTACTTTGGCAATCAATTGATGGCCGTAATACTTATCATCAAATGGGATGTGTTTTTTCAAGAAAACGACAAATTTTGATGATGAAAAATCACTTTCTGCTTCAGTATCCGTAAACCACAATTTAATACCTGTGATAATCAAGAATACGGCGAAGATGTAGAGGATCCAATGGTATTGAGTCAATAACTCTGCGCCAACAAAGATCATGATGCCACGTAAAACAAGCGCACCGATGATACCCCACAATAAGATCCTTGGACGGCTTTGTTCAGGCACAATAAACTGACTAAAGATCAACGCGAAGACGAATAAATTATCGACACTCAGCATTTTTTCTAATAGATAACCAGTAATGAAGGCCATGCTTGCATCTGAAGGCGAATAAGTACTTTCTGGCGCCATTAACGGCCAGTATAGGTAAATAATTGCACAGAAAATAAAGGCAAGAACAAACCAAAAAAATGACCATACTAATGCTTGTTTTAAGCTAGGTGTGTTTTTTCTTGTTTGAAATAGATCTAGAGCAAATAGAGCGAGAACAACGAAACCAAATAGTTCCCAAGTTAACGGTGACATAGTAATTCCTTAAAATAGGTAAAAGGACTATGGCACTAAAATTGAGAGCACAGACCTTCTACCATTAACAATAATAATTAACGTTATGGTATTGGTCTTGTCAAAGTGATTGGCATTCATTGCCCACTTACAGATACCGGAAGTCGAAACTTCGGGATGACGATATCTGAACAAGATTAAGTATTAAACCTTGTGACTACTCCCCAAGACTCGGATAGTAGTCCTACTTTCTAAATAATTCAAACAAAATATCAATGAATGAAAAATATTTAATAAAATAATGACTTATCAGTGTGAATATTGAATCTATATCACTAAATTATTGTTAATGTTTTGCTTATAAAAGCCGATAATAAGAGTGATATCAAAAATATAGAGTAATGGTGTAGCATGGATTGGATACAAGTAGCAGTCACTGGACTGGTTGTTTTATTAGTAATGGTGTGTATTAATTTCTTTTTTGCGAACAGTAAGCAAAGAAAGGTCGACGAAAGAAAAGAGAGAGAGGCGATCTCTTACCGTAGGGCGCTTTCGGAAGCTCGAGCAGCAGAAAGGCAAGAACGAGTATATAAAGCACAAACAGGGCATATTTCGACACAGCTTTTTTTAGCCAAAGAAGCGGAAATGAATAATTTTGAAGAAGCATTGCATTGGTATGAAATGGCTGCAAATCACGACAACGCTATTGCCATCCGTTCTGTCATCCGCTTATGTGATAGTCGTCGTGAAGATTCTGAGTTAAAAAGTAAATCTAAATTTTGGGGGCAAGTCCTGGCTGCAGAAGAAGGTGGGGCCGAAAAAAAATTAGCGTTAGGTATCGCCTTTATACAAGGTAATGGCGTTGATGCTAATATTGAAAAAGGCATTGCATTAATTGATGAAGCGGCAGAAATGGAACATATTCCTGCTCAACTATTTATTGCAGATTGGTATGTGGCAGAAGCAAACCCTCAGCCTAATGCGAAATTGGCGGCGGAATGGAATTTACGAGCAGCGATGTTAGATAATACCGAAGCTCAAATACGTATTGGTAAACAATATGCCGAAGGTAAAGGCGTTGCCGTCGATCCTAAAAAAGCGACATATTGGTTAGAACTTGCAGCAGAAAGTGGTGATCCTAAAGCGCAATATTTTGCGGGTGAAATGGGCGCAGACACGACTGAAAAAGGCAATTCTGTTGCGTATATTTGGTTTTGGTTAGCGGCTGCAAATGGCATTGAAGCGGCAGCAAGTCGACGAGATCATGTTGGACACTTAGTCGGTGTGGATGCTGTGATAGGTTTACAAGGAATGGCGAAACCTCTTCATGATAAAATGAAACGAGGAAAGTTGAGAAAGCACGCGGTTATTAAGTCTTTAGATAAACTGTATCAAAGACAAAGTTACTTTCCTGATGAAAATGAATTTATGGTCGATGATGAGCCTAAATTGGATGCTAACGAGAAAGGTATCGTTTCAAAACCAAGTACAACAACGGCTGAGATAGAAAAAGATAAGAAACCTGATGCTGTCAATTTTAGCCAAACAAAGATGGATGGCAGTGCTAAGTTTTAATCTTTGTTGGTGTGGAAAATATGAACAGAAAATATAGAAAGGAGCGATTATTCGCTCCTTTCTATTATTTTTAACTCAGTAATCTTATGCTTACTGTCATTTCTATTGAGTCACTTTTATTCTAAATAACATACCATAGAATAGAGGTATTACGATAAGGGTGAGAATGGTGGCGAATAACAAACCAAACATAATAGTAACTGCCATACTTTTGAAGAATGGATCTACAAGTAAAGGCGCTACACCTAAAATTGTTGTTAGTGCGCCAAGTAATACAGGCCTTGCACGACTTAATGAGGCATCAATAATCGCATAGTAAGGCGTTTTTCCATTTTTGACTTCAAGATCGGCTTGATCAACCAAAACAATGGCATTTTTTACCATCATACCAATCAAACTTAAAAAGCCTAATATTGCCATAAATTCAAATGGTGTTTGGAACGCAACGAGCCCAACGGTAACTCCGATGATCGCTAATGGTGCCGTTAACCAAATGACCAATGGCTGACGAAGCCCGTTAAACATAAATATGACCGCTAAAATCATCGCTGCAAACCCATAAGGTGCAGAAATTAATAAGCCTTCGTTAGCATCTTTTGACGCTTTATACTCACCATACCAAATAAGTTGATAGCCCGATGGTAACTCTATTGCTTCAATTTTTTCTTGTACTTGATTAAAGGCATCGGTGGTTAATACGCCAGGAGCGGGATCGGCTTGAACTAATATAGTTGGAACTCTATCAATACGACGTAGAATAGCATCTTGCCATACCACATTTGATGACTCAATTAATTGATTAATAGAGATAAAACTATTGGCAGTATGACTGTATACTTCTGTATTTTCAATCGCACGTTGATGATCTCGTTCGACGTCTGGTGAACGTGCGACGATTGGAATAAGATCATTTCCTTCGCGATAAACCCCAACATTTCGTCCTGATAAAGTCTGTGCGATGGCTTGGTTTATCTCTTGTGTTGTTAACCCAAACTGCTGTGCTTTTTCTGCAGAATAGCGAGGGCGTAATACTGGAATTTGTTGACGCCAATCGTCTTGAACTGCAATCAATTGCGGATCATTTAACATGATTGCTTTTGCTTGTTCTGCTAATTGACGAAGCACATGACTGTCTGGGCCTTTAAATCCGGCTTCAATTTTTTTACCGCCCCCACGACCGAGCATGAATTTCCATACTTTAATCGATGCATCTGTGTATTTATCATCGAGTTCAGTCTGTAATTCAATAAGTAATGGAGCAATGTTTTGATAATCATCAATGTCTATTAATAGTTGTCCATAACTTGGATTTCTCGCTTCAGGTGAATAGGTCAGCATAAAGCGTAAACCACCACCACCTACGAAACTGGTTACATTAGTAATGCCTTCTTTCTGTTTAACATCTTGCTCTATCTGTTCAATTGTTTGTTCAGTGCGTTTTATGTCTGAGCCTTGTGGTAAATAGACATCAATTACAAATTGAGCACGTTGTGATTCCGGCATAAATCCGGGTGGAATGTAACGTACCCCGTAAATAGCGCTGAACAAAATAATGATTAATATACTTAAAGTGGCCCAACGATAGTTTAATACCCAAGCGAGTAGGTGGCGGTACATTTGACTAATGCGACTAATAGGGGCATTTTTGTCGAGAGGTTTTACTTTCAGAAAGTCATAACATAGCATTGGAGTGATGGTTACAGCGAATACCCAGCTTAATAACATTGAGTATAAAATTACCCAAAATAAAGATCCGGCGTATTCGCCCATATCAGAAGGGGATAGGCCAATGGCACTAAAAGCACAAATACCAACGACGGTACCACCAAGTAAAGGCCATTTTGTTGCATTGACAACATCAGAAACGATCTCTTCTCGATTGTCGTCAGGGGTTGTTTGAAGTCGAACTAGAATACCATCTGTAACTACAATGGCATTATCGACTAACATGCCAAGAGCAATGATCAATGCCCCAAGAGATATCCGTTGCATTGCAATATCTTCAATTAACATGATGCATAAGGTGCCTGCAACGGTAAGAAGCAAGACAAAGCCAATAATAACGCCAGATCGTAGCCCCATAAACATAAGTAATACGATAAATACAATGACAACGGCAGCGATTAAGTTATCAATAAAATTGGCCACCGAAGCTCGAACAGAGTCTGATTGCATTGAGATTATATTTAAGTCAATACCTAATGGACGTTGACTTTCAAGCTCTGAAATTCGAGCTTTTACAGCGTCTCCCATATTCACTACATTGCCACCAGTGACATTGGAAATCCCAAAACCAATGGCTCGTTGTCCGTTATAGCGAACTATCATAGAGGCTGGTTCTTGATAGCCCCGGGTGACGGTTGCAATATCGCCTAAGCGAAGAACAATAGGCGCCTACGGCGCAAATCAAAAGGACTCAACCTCTTCCATTGTTGCCAATAAATCGTTTATCCTATCGCTATGCACGCATATAAACCCCTGAAACAATTATTTAATAGTCAAAATAACTGGCTTAAATTTCTTCATAATAACAAAGCTAACCTAAGAGCGGTCGTGATTGAAAATGTCACAAAGATGCTGTCCTGTGGGACAGCGGCTTTTGGCTCTCGCGAATATCATTGTTGCAACCCTGACTGTACCCATATCAAATATATTCACCAAACCTGTAAATCTCGAGCGTGCAGTAGCTGTGGCATGAAAGCCACAGAGCGATGGATACAAAAGCAACAACATGTCTTCCCTGAATGCGAATATCAACACATCACCTTTACCCTTCCAAACACGCTATGGCCTATCTTTCGTCATAACCGTTGGCTGTTAAATAAATTATTCAAATGTGCTGCAAACATTCTGCTGGGATGGGCAAAAGATAAAGGAATAGATGTCGGTATCTTTTGTGCTCTTCATACTTACGGTCGAAAACTGAATTGGAATACGCACTTACATTTATCGGTCACTCGTGGGGGAATTTGTGAACGTACCGGTTTATGGAAACCCATTTACTTCCAAATGAAAACGACAGAGCCTTGTTGGAGAGCGGCTATCGTCAGTTTATTGGGTAAGGCTTATTATGAGCTTGATTTATCAAGCGAAGAATGCCCCTATATCCGTAATAAAACGGATTGGTCACGCTTTTTAAGCAGTCAATATAATCGTCGTTGGAAGCTTCATTTTGCTAAAAAGACAAATAATGTAAAACCGACGATGAACTATCTTGGTCGGTATTTAAAACGGCCCCCGATTTCAGCGTCACGTTTAAGTCATTACGCCAAAGGCGGAATGATAACGTTTAATTATTTAGACCATCGAACAGGAACAACAGACAGCCTAACATTATCACCAGAAGAGATGATAAGACGGATAGTAGAGCACTATCCTGATAAACATTTCAAGATGATCCGATACTACGGTTTTTTATCAATGCGTCGTCGTGGAGAAGCTCTGCCTAGAGTTTATGCAGCTTTAGGTATGACAATAGAAGCTGAGCCGAAAATGCCAGGGTATGCCGCAATGTTAAAAGGATATGTAAAAGTAGATCCGTACGAATGTATTTTATGTGAAAGTCGTCTGGTGTTTACGAATTTCCGAGTCGGAAATTCGGTCAATGATTTAGTCACCCATGCGATAGTTCAGTCAGAATTGAGGGCAGCATAATAAGGTTTGTAGGATAAGTGTATCTAAAACTCATGAAATAGGGCTAAAACAGTTATAAAATCCCCGATAATTATATTTTCGATACCTTTTAAAAAAACAGCGATGGTGAAATTGGCTTTTTTAGACGGGCCAATGCTAACTCAGCAACATTCAAATTCCTTACCTTCAAGAAAATAAAACTAACTCACGGCTCTGACTTTACCCGTCTTTAATTCATTTAATACCGTTGCTTTTGGTCCATCAGCAATGATATGACCTTTTTCCATAACAATGACCCTATCAACCACATCAAGCATTGATGTTTTATGCGTAATTAAAATTAAGGTCTCTGACGGTTTCAAATGAGATAATTGATTCTTAAACAATAACTCAGAACGATTATCCATGCTGCTTGTTGGCTCATCTAAAAGCAATACAGGAGGCCTACCAATTAATGCTCTCGCTATCGCAACAGATTGACGCTGACCACCAGAAAGTAATAAGCCCCCTTCCCCAACTTGTCTCTCTAATCCAGCAGGATCTTGCTGTGTAAAAGCGGTTACCCCTGCACGGTTTGCCGCTTCCATCACTTCACTGTCATCAGATAACTCTCGGCCAAGCATAATATTTTCTCGGATAGAACCATAAAATAAAGTAATATCTTGCGGTACACAGCCTATATTGCGTCGTACGTCGACATGATGCAATTGGGAGATATCGGTATCATCAATTCGTACAGAGCCCTCAGTAGCTTGATAGAGCCCCATAATGAGACGTTCTAATGTTGTTTTACCTGAACCAATCCGACCAATGATCGCTACTTTTTCACCAGGGTTAATCGTCAAGCTAATATCACGAACGGCAGACATTTGAGCTTCAGGGTAGTTAAATGTCACTTTATCTAATTCAATTTTGCCTTGAAGAACCGGTCGATGAATATAACGCTTACCTTCTTCTTGCTCATCAGGCATTGCCATTAATTGCTCAATGATAGTCATCGAAGACTTAGCTTGGTTATAACGTGTAGATAGCAAAGATATCTGCACCAAAGGACCAATCGCCTTACCACTTAACATGGTAGAAGCAATCAATGCTCCCATGGTTAAATCACCATTAGCAATTAAATAAACACCAACAATAATCATTCCAATGTTCACCGCTTGCTGAACAAACCCCGCCATATTTTGAATAGAATCCGTAATACGACGGCTTTTAATGCTCCAATTAGAAATATGCGTTACCGCTTCTTCCCAGCGATATTGAAATTGGCTTTGAGCATTAAATAATTTTAACGTCTCTAATCCAACCAAACTTTCAATAAGATTTGCGTACTTCTGAGAAGACAATCGAGAACCTTCTTCAATCGTTTTCTTTAGAGGGCCCTGAATGATGGCCGCATGGATTAACAATAATACAATCCCGACAATAGGAACTAAAACAATCGGTCCCGCAATCAGATATATAATAAATAAGAACAATAGAGCAAAAGGTAAATCAATTAATGACGCTATCGTTGCTGATGTAAAAAACTCTCGAATAGACTCAAACTCTTGCAAATGTCGAGCAAATGCACCAACAGAAGGTGGCTTCGCCTCCATTCTAATTCCAAGAACTTTTTGAAATAATTTCGATGAAATTAACACATCTGATTTTTTACCTGCAACATCAATGAAATAACCACGTAAGTATTTCAGTACGAAATCAAAAACAAAGACAATAAAAATACCAGAAGCCAAAACCCATAGAGATTCAAAAGCAAGGTTAGGAACTACTTTATCGTACACCAGCCGAGTAAACATAGGTGTTGCTATCGCAAAAATATTAATCAATATAGAAGCAAGAAACACATCTCGATAAATATGCTTCGATTCAAATAAGGTACTCCAAAACCAATGTCCTTCTCGCTTCTTTAAAATTTCTGGGGAACGATCATCATAACGAAATTTCTTTTTCAATAAGAAATACCGTCCAGTATATTGAGATTCTAAATCTTCAACAGAAATTGAAATAGGAAGCATATCTGAACTTGAAACTATGATTTCAGCTTCTTTCTTATCAGCATCAAACCCAATTAATACACAAGATTCACCCTCTTTTAATAATAAAACCACAGGTAATATCAATGAGGGAATATGACGTAATTCAGTTCGATTTTCTTTTGCTATTAACCCTGCCTTTTCAGCAGCACGAGAAAATAACATCGGTGTTAATTTGCCATCTTGTAATGGAAGGCCATTAATCAAAGCCTCTGGAGAATTCAACTGGCCGTAGTAACTGCTTACATAACAAAGTGAATGCAATAAGGAATCTTTCATACTACTCATCCTTCACTTTTTCATTAACAAAAAAACCTTGGAAAACATCAATATGATGCTCAGATAACAACTCTAATTGCTCTTTATTTTCAACACGAGAGGCAATCGTTGTAATACCCAGACTTTGTGCCGTTCTTGATATTGACGTTAAAATATAGCGTTGCTTTTCGTCATCCAATTGGTGTGTAAATAAATAATCTAATTTCACGTACTTAGGTCTAAATACTTTGATGTATTCTAAAGATTCAAAATTACGACCATAGTTATCAACACCAAACTCTGCACCAGATTCTCGGATAACATTACATAATAAA
Protein-coding sequences here:
- the tnpB gene encoding IS66 family insertion sequence element accessory protein TnpB (TnpB, as the term is used for proteins encoded by IS66 family insertion elements, is considered an accessory protein, since TnpC, encoded by a neighboring gene, is a DDE family transposase.) translates to MNVFTDVSTIYLHRDFVDFRKAINGLVVIVEQEMQLSPFSDALFIFCNKPRDKLKILYWDKTGFALWYKRLDEDRFKWPRNINNDTLALSEQQLTLLLQGFDILGHQPVHYQTTL
- the tnpA gene encoding IS66 family insertion sequence element accessory protein TnpA, giving the protein MQKDKKRTPEQWHALFESQQSSKLSAAEFCRNHNILPKTFSARKARWKQKINIAS
- a CDS encoding ATP-dependent zinc protease family protein — encoded protein: MKKLLLSFSLLLLSFSSFAHEECSNKEIVGQIETIHIKELDSNYKARIDTGAATTSIHATDIKILNKEGESKNMRDHLGDTIEFTTYNEKNEASKHTGRIIRVSKIRNAQGVERRYAVRMHLEFNGKEKKVAINLRDRSKLDYKLLIGRNWLEGDYLVDVERNVE
- a CDS encoding TerC/Alx family metal homeostasis membrane protein, encoding MSPLTWELFGFVVLALFALDLFQTRKNTPSLKQALVWSFFWFVLAFIFCAIIYLYWPLMAPESTYSPSDASMAFITGYLLEKMLSVDNLFVFALIFSQFIVPEQSRPRILLWGIIGALVLRGIMIFVGAELLTQYHWILYIFAVFLIITGIKLWFTDTEAESDFSSSKFVVFLKKHIPFDDKYYGHQLIAKVNGKMIATPLLLVVIVIMFTDIMFALDSIPAIFAITQEPFLVFSANVFALLGLRSLYFVLQGMLSKFCYLQPALAFILGFIGIKMFLVDTAYEVPTAFSLLTIVGIITLAIVGSIYKNKSQDA
- a CDS encoding tetratricopeptide repeat protein translates to MDWIQVAVTGLVVLLVMVCINFFFANSKQRKVDERKEREAISYRRALSEARAAERQERVYKAQTGHISTQLFLAKEAEMNNFEEALHWYEMAANHDNAIAIRSVIRLCDSRREDSELKSKSKFWGQVLAAEEGGAEKKLALGIAFIQGNGVDANIEKGIALIDEAAEMEHIPAQLFIADWYVAEANPQPNAKLAAEWNLRAAMLDNTEAQIRIGKQYAEGKGVAVDPKKATYWLELAAESGDPKAQYFAGEMGADTTEKGNSVAYIWFWLAAANGIEAAASRRDHVGHLVGVDAVIGLQGMAKPLHDKMKRGKLRKHAVIKSLDKLYQRQSYFPDENEFMVDDEPKLDANEKGIVSKPSTTTAEIEKDKKPDAVNFSQTKMDGSAKF
- a CDS encoding IS91-like element ISVsa9 family transposase, producing the protein MHAYKPLKQLFNSQNNWLKFLHNNKANLRAVVIENVTKMLSCGTAAFGSREYHCCNPDCTHIKYIHQTCKSRACSSCGMKATERWIQKQQHVFPECEYQHITFTLPNTLWPIFRHNRWLLNKLFKCAANILLGWAKDKGIDVGIFCALHTYGRKLNWNTHLHLSVTRGGICERTGLWKPIYFQMKTTEPCWRAAIVSLLGKAYYELDLSSEECPYIRNKTDWSRFLSSQYNRRWKLHFAKKTNNVKPTMNYLGRYLKRPPISASRLSHYAKGGMITFNYLDHRTGTTDSLTLSPEEMIRRIVEHYPDKHFKMIRYYGFLSMRRRGEALPRVYAALGMTIEAEPKMPGYAAMLKGYVKVDPYECILCESRLVFTNFRVGNSVNDLVTHAIVQSELRAA
- a CDS encoding type I secretion system permease/ATPase; translation: MKDSLLHSLCYVSSYYGQLNSPEALINGLPLQDGKLTPMLFSRAAEKAGLIAKENRTELRHIPSLILPVVLLLKEGESCVLIGFDADKKEAEIIVSSSDMLPISISVEDLESQYTGRYFLLKKKFRYDDRSPEILKKREGHWFWSTLFESKHIYRDVFLASILINIFAIATPMFTRLVYDKVVPNLAFESLWVLASGIFIVFVFDFVLKYLRGYFIDVAGKKSDVLISSKLFQKVLGIRMEAKPPSVGAFARHLQEFESIREFFTSATIASLIDLPFALLFLFIIYLIAGPIVLVPIVGIVLLLIHAAIIQGPLKKTIEEGSRLSSQKYANLIESLVGLETLKLFNAQSQFQYRWEEAVTHISNWSIKSRRITDSIQNMAGFVQQAVNIGMIIVGVYLIANGDLTMGALIASTMLSGKAIGPLVQISLLSTRYNQAKSSMTIIEQLMAMPDEQEEGKRYIHRPVLQGKIELDKVTFNYPEAQMSAVRDISLTINPGEKVAIIGRIGSGKTTLERLIMGLYQATEGSVRIDDTDISQLHHVDVRRNIGCVPQDITLFYGSIRENIMLGRELSDDSEVMEAANRAGVTAFTQQDPAGLERQVGEGGLLLSGGQRQSVAIARALIGRPPVLLLDEPTSSMDNRSELLFKNQLSHLKPSETLILITHKTSMLDVVDRVIVMEKGHIIADGPKATVLNELKTGKVRAVS